Genomic segment of Acidobacteriota bacterium:
CCTTGAAGCAGCCGACGCGGCCGCGCAGGAGGGTGACCGTCCGCCGGGCCATCTCGCGATCCGACGTGTCGAGCGCGACGATCAGGCGATCGCGCGGTGGGACCGGCCCCGGTTGACGCAAGCTCCGCCCTCCCCTAGCATCTTTTCATGGAACGCGAGTCCCGCCTGAGCCCCCCGGTCCTGGCGCTGATCCTCGTGGGGATCGGCGTCGTCCTTGGATACGGAGCCTTCGTGACGACCCGGACTCCCGGGGAGGAGACGCTGCCGCCCGGCGACGTGAAGGTCGCGTCGAAGGGGGATGCCTTCTCGATCCACGACGCGCTCGTTCCGGGCAAGTACACCATCTTCGATTTCTACGCGGACTGGTGCGCGCCGTGCCGCGCCCTCGATCCCGAGCTGCGACGGCTCGCCTCGAAGCGGCCGGACATCGCGGTGCGCAAGGTCGACATCATCGACTGGGAGTCGGCGGTCGTGAGGCAGTACGGGGTCACCGCCCTCCCGCACATGAAGATCTACGACCCGCAGGGGACCCTGCTCGGCGAGGGGGACGATGCCTACCGCGTCCTCCAGAACGTGCTCCGGATCGACACCCTCTGACGCCCGGGGCTCCGCCAGCCCGACGACCTCGATCCTCACCTTCGCCGTCCCGTCCCGCGAGCACTCGATCTCCCGCGCCGCCCTGTACGACAGATCGATGATGCGCCCCCGCGTGAACGGCCCGCGGTCGTTGATCTTCACGACGACGGACCTCCCGTTCTCGAGGTTCTCGACGCGCACCTTCGTGCCGAACGGCCACGTCCGGTGGGCCGCGGTCAGCTCGAACATGTTGTACCGCTCGCCGCTGGCCGTCTGGTTCCCGTGGTAGTCGGGGCCGTACCACGAGGCGTACCCCGTCTCGTGGTCCCCGATCTCGACGCGCGCGACGCGGGGGGACGTCGCAGGGCGCCCTCCGCACCCGAGAAGCGGGAGCGCGGCAAGCGCGAGCGCGGCGGCGCCCGCGAGCACGCCGGCGATCCGGCGTCCGCTCACGCGCCGGGCTCCTCCGCGGATCGCTCCCCGCGATGCGCGGCTCCCACGAGATCGGAGATCTTCGCGACGCCCTGCGCGCGGCAGTAGCCGGCAAGGCCGTCGACCGTGTTCGCGGAGGCGCACGGATCGACGAACGTCGCGGTCCCCACCTGCACGGCCGTCGCGCCCGCGAAGATGAACTCGAGCGCGTCGGCGGCCGTGCCGATGCCGCCGATGCCGATGATGGGCGCGCGCACCGCCCGACAGGACGGGGCGGCGCGTCGCGACGTCGATCTTCATGCCGAAAAACGTGTTCACGAGCGACAGGATGTCCGCGCCCCCTTCCATCGCCGCGCGCGCGATGAGCGCGACGTCGGTCACGTTGGGCGAGAGCTTGACGACGATCGGGAGCTTCGTCCTGTTCCGCACCGCCGCGGTCACGCGTCGCGTCGATTCCGGATCGACGCCGAACTCGACGCCGCCGCGGGAGGTGTTCGGGCACGAGACGTTCAGCTCCAGCGCCGACACCCCGCTCCTCCCCTCGAGCCGGGCGGCGAGCTCGGCGAACTCCTCGACCGTCGCGCCGAAGATGCTGGCGATGACGGCGGCACCGCACGTCTCGAGGAAGGGGAGCTTGTCGGCGAGGAAGGCGTCGATCCCGACGTTCTGCAGGCCGATCGAGTTGATCATCCCGGACGGGGTCTCGGCGAGGCGCGCGGGGGCGTTCCCCTGGCGGGGGAGGAGCGAGAGGCTCTTCGTCACGATCCCGCCGAGCCTCGAGACGTCGAAGTACGGGGCCAGCTCCTCTCCGTAGCCGCACGTGCCGCTCGCCGTGAGGACGGGGTTCTTCAGATGGAGGGGCCCCAGGCTCACCGACAGATCGGGAGCGACGCTCACCACACGATCTCCGAGGCGTCCATCACCGGTCCGTCGACGCAGGTCCGCCGGTAGAGGATCTCGGAAGATCCTTCGCGGCGGACGCCGACGACGCATCCGACGCAGACGCCGAAGCCGCACGCCATCGGGCTCTCGAGCGAGACGTGGCAGACGGCCCCGCGGCGCCTCGCGACGCCCGCCGAGGCCTTCATCATGGGCGTGGGCCCGCAGACGCAGAGGATCGACCCCTCAACCCCCCGATCCGAGAGGACGGCGTCGAGAAGATCGGAGACGTACCCCTTCCTCCCCTCGGAGCCGTCGTCGGTGGCGATGAGCGTCTCCACCCCGAGCTTCCGTGTGGGGGCGGCGCCGGCGACCTCGACCGACGTGCGGCATCCGAACAGGAGGAGGGGCCTGCGTCCGGCGCGGATCTCCGCCGCCGCGAGCGGGTGGAGCGACGCGACCCCCACCCCCCCCGCGACGAGCACGAGGCGATCGCCGGGGGCTCGCCGGGGGGCGAAGCCGAGCCCGAGGGGAAGGAGCGCCGCCG
This window contains:
- a CDS encoding thioredoxin family protein, which encodes MERESRLSPPVLALILVGIGVVLGYGAFVTTRTPGEETLPPGDVKVASKGDAFSIHDALVPGKYTIFDFYADWCAPCRALDPELRRLASKRPDIAVRKVDIIDWESAVVRQYGVTALPHMKIYDPQGTLLGEGDDAYRVLQNVLRIDTL
- a CDS encoding dihydroorotate dehydrogenase electron transfer subunit; the protein is MPADFHLRVSSNENVGASWFLITLSAGVDLPSWQPGQFVMLSLGERQDPLLRRPFSIYNLPEPRGATREVQILYKILGRGTAYLSEMRPGDRAAALLPLGLGFAPRRAPGDRLVLVAGGVGVASLHPLAAAEIRAGRRPLLLFGCRTSVEVAGAAPTRKLGVETLIATDDGSEGRKGYVSDLLDAVLSDRGVEGSILCVCGPTPMMKASAGVARRRGAVCHVSLESPMACGFGVCVGCVVGVRREGSSEILYRRTCVDGPVMDASEIVW